Proteins encoded together in one Nitratidesulfovibrio sp. window:
- the fliQ gene encoding flagellar biosynthesis protein FliQ, with protein sequence MTPEMVIAFARQSIEVALLISLPMLGVGLVVGVVVSIIQAATQIQEMTLSFIPKIVSIFLALLISFPWIMDKMITYTRDVFLNIPTYIR encoded by the coding sequence ATGACGCCGGAAATGGTCATTGCCTTCGCGCGCCAATCCATCGAGGTCGCCCTGCTCATCTCCCTGCCCATGCTTGGCGTGGGGCTGGTGGTGGGCGTGGTGGTCAGCATCATCCAGGCCGCCACCCAGATTCAGGAAATGACGCTGTCGTTCATCCCCAAGATCGTCTCCATCTTTCTCGCGCTGCTCATCTCGTTTCCGTGGATCATGGACAAGATGATCACCTACACGCGGGACGTTTTTCTGAATATTCCTACCTACATCAGATAG